One window from the genome of Commensalibacter oyaizuii encodes:
- a CDS encoding Gp138 family membrane-puncturing spike protein, with amino-acid sequence MMNPNKGNSQLNTLVSIIDNALSRISTAMPVEVLAVHHNTVDVIPLVTMVDNEGRAVDHAPISGLPYIRLQAGDYGMIIDPQVGDKGLVVFAARDISHVIQSKKKSLPASSRKHSISDGIYIASLLYEEPKTYIKITKDLVEVQASNINIKGDVSIDGNVKITGNMDIDQKVTVGQDAVIHGISFNNHKHMVIKEGKPTEVPN; translated from the coding sequence ATGATGAATCCAAATAAAGGTAACAGCCAATTAAATACATTGGTCAGTATTATTGATAATGCCCTAAGTCGTATATCCACTGCAATGCCAGTTGAAGTGTTGGCTGTGCATCATAATACAGTTGATGTTATTCCATTAGTAACAATGGTAGATAACGAAGGAAGGGCTGTGGATCATGCTCCAATTAGTGGCTTACCCTATATTCGCTTACAAGCTGGGGATTATGGGATGATCATTGACCCTCAGGTTGGGGATAAAGGGTTGGTTGTTTTTGCTGCTCGTGATATTTCCCATGTAATCCAGTCCAAGAAAAAATCTCTTCCTGCAAGTTCACGTAAACATTCTATATCCGATGGTATTTATATAGCCTCCCTTTTATACGAGGAACCCAAAACGTATATTAAGATCACTAAAGATCTTGTTGAAGTGCAAGCTAGTAACATAAATATTAAGGGAGATGTATCTATTGATGGTAATGTGAAAATTACTGGCAATATGGACATTGATCAAAAAGTAACAGTTGGTCAAGATGCTGTGATTCATGGCATATCATTCAACAATCATAAACATATGGTGATTAAAGAGGGCAAACCGACAGAAGTCCCCAACTAA
- a CDS encoding baseplate J/gp47 family protein, translated as MSNTNVPTLQWGDTGPLLPEEHDILNGVIEDFQTAFNNKLNFYNAQGDFLLSTPQGQLATSMAAIISDRNRLLAYYVNQVDPSYAMGRMQDGIGRIYFIERIGAQNTTVVGVCSGKVGVQIGIGTLVQDRSGNIYAAKETYVIGDNGTVDVTFVCQTSGPIVCPEHDLQMYQMIAGWDSVDNPNPGIIGRNVESQQQFEQRRRQSVAQNSVNSVDSVMAALLNLVDDHHDPICQDAYVTENSTGEAIVKGNVLLQPHSIYVCVAALNSIENQQAIAKAIWSKKPPGCAMNGDTTVVIEDDSGLYSTPPTYSMTYQYAHNISLKFNVVMARPQFMPNDAVNQIKQAVYAAFTGADRSKRPRIGSQVLASDFYPAIQNIGTWTRIISVQIGRNGGDGASVQMNINEMPVLTQDDITVTFNG; from the coding sequence GTGTCGAATACTAATGTTCCGACTTTACAATGGGGGGATACGGGCCCTTTATTACCAGAAGAGCATGATATTTTAAATGGGGTGATTGAAGATTTTCAAACCGCTTTTAATAACAAACTCAACTTTTATAATGCTCAGGGTGATTTTTTATTATCCACCCCTCAAGGCCAGCTGGCAACGTCGATGGCAGCCATTATTTCTGACCGTAATCGCTTGCTGGCCTATTATGTTAATCAGGTTGACCCTAGTTATGCGATGGGTCGCATGCAAGACGGGATTGGACGGATTTATTTTATTGAACGCATAGGGGCTCAAAACACGACGGTTGTTGGGGTGTGTTCTGGCAAGGTTGGGGTTCAGATTGGGATTGGAACCTTGGTTCAAGATCGTTCTGGCAATATTTATGCGGCCAAGGAGACGTATGTTATTGGCGATAATGGCACGGTTGATGTGACATTTGTTTGTCAAACGTCAGGTCCCATTGTCTGCCCTGAACATGATTTACAGATGTATCAAATGATAGCAGGCTGGGACAGTGTCGATAATCCCAACCCTGGCATTATTGGGCGTAATGTTGAAAGCCAACAGCAATTTGAACAACGCAGACGACAATCCGTGGCCCAGAACTCGGTCAATAGTGTGGACAGTGTGATGGCGGCATTGCTTAACTTGGTTGATGATCATCATGATCCGATTTGCCAAGACGCATATGTTACTGAAAACAGCACGGGCGAGGCCATCGTCAAAGGCAATGTTTTATTGCAACCGCATTCGATTTACGTCTGCGTTGCGGCACTTAATAGTATAGAAAACCAACAAGCAATCGCCAAAGCCATCTGGAGTAAAAAGCCACCTGGCTGTGCCATGAATGGCGATACAACGGTTGTGATAGAGGACGATAGTGGTCTGTATTCGACGCCCCCGACCTATAGCATGACCTATCAATATGCCCATAATATTTCTTTGAAATTCAATGTCGTTATGGCCAGACCCCAGTTTATGCCCAACGACGCAGTTAATCAGATTAAACAGGCCGTATACGCAGCCTTTACGGGGGCGGATAGATCCAAACGTCCAAGAATTGGCAGCCAGGTTTTGGCTTCGGATTTTTATCCAGCCATTCAAAATATCGGCACATGGACCAGAATTATCTCTGTCCAAATTGGGCGCAATGGTGGGGATGGGGCATCGGTGCAAATGAATATTAACGAAATGCCCGTTTTAACCCAAGACGATATTACGGTGACGTTTAATGGCTGA
- a CDS encoding DUF2612 domain-containing protein, which translates to MADDLIFNPNDPPPCLDPMVTVIAQYANSPKLLSLIESFSENIKVCAFFTEFYNNIWNIDTAQGYGLDIWGIIVGVNRTVKTFTGFFWGYNEETLLLARPYYDDTGFNASLTEYGDRRTALGMFRDLQELEGEITFDDGNFRKLILAKAHANISNYTASDLNKILMLVFGDRAKGHELYVRDNQDMSMTIIFNWIPNTDEVALILNAGLLFKPAGVELKTEFSIK; encoded by the coding sequence ATGGCTGATGATCTAATATTTAATCCCAATGATCCGCCACCTTGTCTTGATCCTATGGTTACGGTGATTGCCCAATACGCCAATTCACCTAAGCTTTTAAGCTTAATTGAGAGTTTCAGCGAAAATATCAAAGTCTGTGCATTTTTCACCGAGTTTTATAATAATATTTGGAATATCGACACGGCCCAAGGCTATGGTTTGGATATTTGGGGTATTATTGTTGGGGTGAACCGAACGGTCAAGACGTTTACGGGGTTCTTTTGGGGATATAACGAGGAAACGCTGTTACTGGCCAGACCTTATTATGATGATACGGGCTTTAACGCTTCTTTAACGGAATATGGAGACCGACGTACGGCATTGGGGATGTTTCGTGATTTGCAGGAGTTGGAGGGGGAAATCACCTTTGATGATGGTAATTTTCGAAAACTGATCCTTGCCAAAGCCCATGCCAATATCAGCAATTATACAGCATCGGATCTCAATAAAATATTAATGCTGGTTTTTGGTGATAGGGCAAAGGGCCACGAGCTTTATGTTCGTGATAATCAAGATATGAGCATGACGATTATCTTTAACTGGATCCCTAATACTGATGAAGTTGCACTGATTTTAAATGCAGGTCTTTTGTTTAAACCTGCAGGTGTGGAATTAAAAACAGAATTTTCTATAAAATAA
- a CDS encoding phage fiber-tail adaptor protein has translation MQFLSQFKLNPYRIYKSSRRANKGIATFTAKPVNEYMDYSVDFSRLLETNEQIIHGSISVYGAGLVIGGVYPYGSYLTAFIDGGRASSSYYMTFTARTNTGGVFTQEMIMPVIGTSATKRIDYKYASFTQQQKPPNTRPPLNGLKINDRYLLNDSGFFMVI, from the coding sequence ATGCAATTTCTTTCTCAATTTAAATTAAATCCCTATCGTATTTACAAAAGTTCTAGACGGGCCAACAAAGGGATTGCGACGTTTACGGCAAAACCCGTGAACGAGTATATGGATTACAGTGTTGATTTTTCTCGTTTGTTAGAGACCAATGAACAGATTATTCATGGCAGCATTAGTGTTTATGGGGCAGGTCTTGTGATTGGTGGGGTGTATCCTTATGGATCTTATTTGACAGCTTTTATTGATGGTGGGAGGGCGAGTTCTAGTTATTATATGACGTTTACCGCACGTACCAATACTGGTGGGGTATTTACCCAAGAAATGATTATGCCAGTTATAGGAACATCAGCGACAAAACGCATTGATTATAAATACGCATCCTTTACCCAACAACAAAAGCCCCCCAACACAAGGCCGCCGTTAAATGGGCTTAAGATTAACGACCGTTATCTGTTAAATGATAGCGGTTTTTTTATGGTGATTTAA
- a CDS encoding phage fiber-tail adaptor protein, which produces MTCGIGSQIVIIPSGCLGNKEIALQCKSPSEAVYYQFSLANRLASTDMITAVSAWPSDEHVGIDQVVISGQTFKARISGGVMNTKIGIRFLVTTRLNETREFDVTLPIAPAGIISDGNCGDYVIGNTGPQGEQGLAATITVGKVIPSDPDADPTITNVGTQHDAILDFVLPRGAVGPQGEQGDIGPQGIQGEQGIQGIEGKAGTQILLSNRDPVFADARENIIWLNDVSGDLFESVPNGNNGYLWNKSGNLKGEAGSIIYTGSTDPVYNTIYKNGDLYFNHTNNDLFSFSDKQWVKLSNLKGDQGTRGSLWFFGQEDPTPSVNYKELDSFLNTKTCDLFVYNGSNWQKAGNLKGLQGDTGPKGDKGDTGETGPQGEKGDNGIAGTNGKDGKDGTRIITSQTDPDLGSGPSNPNVLWINTQTWTIKRTIFNNDTWEWITIGNIKGQQGDQGLTGQDGKAATIQIGNVANGDQASVINRGTQNAALLDITLPKGEKGDAGSRWYSGNEAPSNKTGLQDPRGAPRPGDMYLYLNTQENDASTYILTNQNNWAGPLGTVTGPQGPKGDKGDIGQTGPQGEKGDTGEQGPQGPTGLQGDQGPQGEKGEKGDTGPTGPQGPKGDTGNTGPQGEQGPKGDTGPQGVSYTNDGTVDLNVKSINNIASINGTDKKLSDLLSFPININTKDTDAGIESTWSVDTDSNSHTIKSTNGGNRMTAFQGLFYDEDFGSRHDIHLINKDGGFSRVLTRPGSVNISLRNTYSDSNSTLIHDSSGFSISVENPNISNLIQISSTNIGIAMSYGDTKNLQVLNLSSIDEKIVTAFDFASRTMAAFGDYKDIDTTNPQLFKNTQAWDSDKQMPVWWTGKKWINFVTNDGNTDLNVKSITSDQGQVKTDGLGNIQANSMSLSDYTKLPTTLPAGALAYDQTNKNLVLKVGDQWQQVTSQDATVINNEIICTSFSETLFNNVADALKFKDKTNPTNMAFINVVATTPITSRAESFSAFNGYIRMQVAGLVTNRKILSVNMVNVNGKYTSSGINYSKATITLNPGDIIELQSTNVKATDGGYIHTVNVIQIADVLKNTNIVLS; this is translated from the coding sequence ATGACATGTGGCATTGGAAGTCAGATTGTAATTATCCCGTCAGGGTGCTTGGGCAACAAAGAGATTGCCCTACAATGTAAATCCCCTTCAGAGGCGGTATATTATCAGTTTTCGTTGGCCAATCGTTTGGCCAGCACAGATATGATCACAGCTGTAAGTGCTTGGCCTTCGGACGAGCACGTTGGGATTGATCAAGTTGTGATATCAGGTCAAACCTTTAAGGCTCGTATCAGTGGTGGTGTGATGAACACCAAAATCGGTATTCGGTTTCTTGTAACTACGCGTTTAAACGAAACGCGCGAGTTTGACGTGACCTTACCCATTGCCCCTGCTGGGATTATTAGCGATGGGAATTGTGGCGATTATGTTATTGGTAACACAGGTCCCCAAGGTGAACAAGGATTGGCTGCCACCATCACTGTTGGCAAAGTTATTCCCAGCGATCCTGATGCAGACCCAACAATTACCAATGTTGGCACCCAACATGACGCGATTTTAGATTTTGTTTTGCCTCGTGGTGCCGTTGGCCCCCAAGGTGAGCAAGGCGATATTGGCCCGCAAGGTATTCAAGGCGAACAGGGTATTCAAGGGATAGAGGGCAAGGCAGGGACACAGATCTTGTTGTCCAATCGTGATCCTGTTTTTGCAGATGCTAGGGAAAATATTATTTGGCTTAATGATGTCAGTGGTGATTTATTTGAAAGTGTTCCCAATGGTAATAATGGGTATCTTTGGAATAAGTCGGGCAATTTAAAAGGCGAGGCTGGCAGTATCATTTACACAGGCTCAACCGATCCTGTTTATAACACAATATATAAAAATGGTGATTTATATTTTAATCACACCAACAATGATTTGTTTAGCTTTAGTGATAAACAATGGGTCAAACTGAGCAATTTAAAGGGCGATCAGGGAACCCGTGGATCCTTATGGTTTTTTGGTCAAGAAGACCCCACACCCTCTGTCAATTACAAAGAATTGGACAGCTTTTTAAATACCAAAACGTGCGATCTATTTGTATATAACGGGTCCAATTGGCAAAAAGCCGGAAACCTCAAAGGACTACAAGGTGATACGGGCCCTAAAGGGGACAAAGGCGATACAGGTGAAACTGGCCCTCAAGGCGAAAAGGGTGATAATGGTATTGCAGGAACAAACGGTAAAGATGGTAAAGATGGCACACGCATTATTACCAGCCAAACCGACCCCGATCTAGGCAGTGGCCCGTCTAATCCCAATGTTTTATGGATCAACACCCAGACCTGGACCATCAAGCGCACCATCTTCAATAACGATACGTGGGAATGGATTACCATTGGGAATATCAAAGGTCAGCAAGGCGATCAGGGACTGACTGGTCAAGATGGCAAGGCAGCAACCATTCAAATTGGCAACGTTGCCAATGGCGATCAGGCCAGCGTCATTAATCGTGGCACACAAAATGCAGCACTGCTCGACATCACCTTGCCCAAAGGGGAAAAAGGCGATGCAGGTTCACGTTGGTACAGCGGCAATGAAGCCCCATCCAACAAAACAGGCCTGCAAGATCCACGCGGCGCACCACGCCCAGGCGATATGTATCTATACCTCAATACCCAAGAAAACGACGCCAGCACCTACATCCTAACCAACCAAAATAACTGGGCAGGACCACTTGGAACCGTCACAGGTCCCCAAGGACCAAAAGGCGATAAGGGCGATATCGGCCAAACAGGACCCCAAGGGGAAAAAGGGGATACTGGCGAACAAGGTCCTCAGGGACCTACCGGCCTTCAAGGCGATCAAGGGCCACAAGGAGAAAAGGGCGAAAAAGGAGACACTGGACCTACGGGTCCTCAAGGCCCCAAAGGGGATACAGGAAATACTGGTCCCCAAGGCGAACAAGGCCCAAAAGGAGACACAGGTCCCCAAGGTGTAAGTTATACTAATGACGGAACCGTTGACTTAAACGTTAAGTCGATAAATAACATTGCCTCTATTAATGGAACTGATAAAAAACTTAGTGATCTATTATCATTCCCAATAAATATCAATACCAAAGATACTGATGCTGGAATAGAATCAACGTGGTCAGTTGATACTGATAGTAATAGCCATACCATTAAGAGCACGAATGGTGGTAATAGAATGACGGCATTTCAAGGTCTTTTTTATGATGAGGACTTTGGAAGTCGTCATGATATACACTTAATTAATAAAGACGGCGGTTTTAGTAGAGTATTAACAAGACCCGGTTCGGTAAATATTAGTTTAAGAAATACGTATTCTGACAGTAACTCTACTCTAATACATGATAGTTCTGGGTTTTCTATAAGTGTTGAAAATCCGAATATTTCCAACCTAATTCAGATAAGCTCTACTAATATCGGTATAGCTATGTCTTACGGAGATACCAAAAATTTACAAGTATTGAATTTATCGAGTATTGATGAAAAAATTGTTACAGCATTTGACTTTGCATCTAGAACTATGGCAGCGTTTGGTGACTATAAAGATATAGATACAACCAATCCACAATTATTCAAAAATACTCAAGCATGGGATAGTGATAAACAAATGCCAGTTTGGTGGACTGGTAAAAAATGGATTAACTTTGTCACTAATGATGGAAATACAGATTTAAATGTAAAATCTATTACAAGCGATCAGGGACAAGTGAAAACTGATGGTTTGGGCAATATACAAGCCAACAGCATGTCTTTATCTGATTATACCAAGCTTCCAACAACGCTTCCTGCGGGTGCGTTGGCTTATGATCAAACCAATAAAAATCTGGTTTTAAAGGTTGGCGATCAGTGGCAGCAGGTTACTAGTCAAGATGCAACGGTCATTAATAACGAAATTATTTGCACCAGCTTCAGTGAAACTTTATTTAACAATGTTGCAGATGCCTTAAAATTTAAAGATAAAACCAATCCTACGAATATGGCTTTTATCAATGTTGTGGCAACCACGCCTATAACCAGCAGGGCGGAATCCTTTAGTGCATTTAATGGTTATATCCGTATGCAGGTTGCAGGTCTGGTCACGAACAGAAAGATATTGTCTGTGAATATGGTTAATGTGAATGGAAAATATACTTCTAGTGGAATTAATTACAGTAAAGCCACGATAACTTTAAACCCTGGCGATATTATTGAGTTGCAATCAACCAATGTTAAGGCCACTGATGGTGGGTATATCCATACTGTCAATGTCATTCAAATAGCTGATGTTTTGAAAAACACTAATATCGTTTTAAGCTAA
- a CDS encoding helix-turn-helix domain-containing protein — MSKLTPFGREIRKLRLDKDITLSEMANKIGKSPSFVSEVEVGRKPIPKGYVEKIIETYSLAHEEKNILLNAQALTMKHIPTDHLNLEQKEIVAAFARVIHQFSEQELTKVQKILAGHK; from the coding sequence ATGTCAAAACTTACTCCTTTTGGTCGCGAAATTCGCAAACTTAGATTAGATAAAGATATCACACTTAGCGAAATGGCTAATAAAATTGGCAAATCCCCTTCTTTTGTTTCTGAAGTAGAAGTAGGGCGTAAACCTATCCCTAAAGGATATGTTGAAAAAATTATTGAAACTTATTCATTAGCACATGAAGAAAAAAATATCTTATTAAATGCTCAAGCATTAACAATGAAGCATATTCCAACAGATCATTTAAATTTGGAGCAAAAAGAAATTGTTGCTGCATTTGCAAGAGTCATTCACCAATTTTCAGAACAAGAATTAACCAAGGTACAAAAAATTTTAGCAGGCCATAAATAG
- the ribD gene encoding bifunctional diaminohydroxyphosphoribosylaminopyrimidine deaminase/5-amino-6-(5-phosphoribosylamino)uracil reductase RibD, whose protein sequence is MQARIVSTLTNKVEVEFTEKIINGFRHAVNEALLYVGRTAPNPPVGCAILDKNGHILTVAAHHQAGDLHAEALALKQCQELGVWDQICDVIVTLEPCNHVGRTPPCSEAIIRSPAKRVWIGVKDPNPDVCGAGYVRLREAGKDVILLQNIASDVAQYWHQQCQDLLAPFAKAVVQHKTWITVKQALTSTGSMYPPKGQKTFTSVRSLRMAHQLRRATEAVVTGMNTITIDNPSFTVRHVSDHPKIKRLLVVCSQKSHDVEKLLPSNYRKQAESNGFSIIICNDLDSLSTLLWQQHRVLWAMVEAGPQLLQEIRQKQIWDEWLTIRQNAQKENDEVSVISKHNLYPTRQLLLGANQQLTKEGLCSLVS, encoded by the coding sequence ATGCAAGCACGCATTGTTTCAACACTGACCAATAAAGTCGAGGTTGAATTTACCGAAAAAATTATAAATGGCTTTCGTCATGCTGTGAACGAAGCTTTGCTATACGTGGGTCGAACGGCTCCTAACCCTCCTGTAGGATGTGCAATTTTAGATAAAAATGGTCATATTTTGACTGTTGCAGCCCATCATCAGGCTGGCGATTTACATGCTGAGGCTTTGGCATTAAAGCAATGTCAGGAACTTGGGGTTTGGGATCAAATCTGTGATGTGATTGTAACCTTGGAACCATGCAATCATGTTGGGCGTACGCCCCCTTGTTCTGAGGCGATTATTCGTTCGCCAGCAAAAAGAGTTTGGATCGGGGTAAAGGATCCAAATCCCGATGTTTGTGGAGCTGGATATGTTCGCTTGCGCGAAGCAGGCAAAGACGTGATATTGCTGCAAAATATTGCTTCTGACGTTGCTCAGTATTGGCATCAACAATGCCAAGATCTATTAGCACCCTTTGCAAAAGCAGTCGTTCAGCATAAGACATGGATTACTGTAAAACAGGCACTGACATCTACGGGGTCAATGTATCCGCCAAAAGGCCAAAAAACTTTCACTTCTGTAAGGTCTTTGCGGATGGCTCACCAGTTAAGGCGTGCGACAGAAGCCGTTGTTACGGGGATGAATACGATTACAATTGATAATCCCTCTTTTACAGTGCGTCACGTGTCAGATCATCCTAAAATTAAACGGTTATTGGTAGTGTGCAGCCAAAAGAGTCACGATGTGGAGAAGCTGTTGCCTTCAAATTATAGAAAGCAGGCGGAATCAAATGGGTTTTCGATCATTATTTGTAATGACTTGGATTCCTTATCCACATTACTTTGGCAACAGCATCGCGTATTATGGGCGATGGTAGAAGCGGGTCCACAATTATTGCAAGAAATCAGGCAAAAGCAGATTTGGGATGAATGGTTGACCATTCGCCAAAATGCTCAAAAGGAGAATGACGAGGTTAGCGTTATATCAAAACATAATCTGTATCCGACCCGTCAATTGTTATTAGGCGCAAATCAACAACTTACAAAGGAGGGTTTATGTTCTCTGGTATCATAG
- a CDS encoding riboflavin synthase, which translates to MFSGIIESLGTIQSINREKDAIVIVVQTGIKDLTLGESVAVNGVCLTVTHSNHEGNASFFVSSETLDRTNLGQLTNTKRVNLERAVTPSTRLSGHIVQGHVDATGRFVNVQKSGDAHQVFFAFPQQLRKYVVEKGSIAIDGVSLTLNGIGELGQNGANADEFIIHIMIIPHTWEHTTLGHLTLGDKVNVEVDIIAKYVENLCIVQK; encoded by the coding sequence ATGTTCTCTGGTATCATAGAGTCCTTGGGTACAATTCAGTCGATAAATCGTGAAAAAGATGCAATTGTAATTGTTGTTCAAACCGGAATTAAAGATTTAACCCTTGGGGAAAGTGTTGCGGTTAACGGGGTATGCCTTACAGTTACGCATAGCAACCATGAAGGAAATGCGTCTTTTTTTGTAAGTTCAGAGACTTTGGACCGTACCAATCTGGGGCAATTAACAAATACGAAACGGGTTAATTTAGAACGGGCGGTAACACCTTCAACACGTTTATCAGGTCATATTGTACAAGGGCATGTCGATGCAACTGGACGTTTTGTAAACGTTCAAAAAAGTGGTGACGCACATCAGGTCTTTTTTGCTTTTCCACAGCAATTGCGAAAATACGTGGTAGAGAAGGGATCTATTGCAATTGATGGGGTTAGTTTAACATTAAATGGTATCGGTGAACTTGGTCAAAATGGTGCAAATGCAGATGAATTTATCATTCATATTATGATTATTCCACATACTTGGGAACATACCACCCTAGGGCATTTGACCTTGGGAGACAAGGTAAACGTTGAGGTCGATATTATTGCAAAGTATGTGGAGAATTTATGTATAGTCCAGAAATGA
- the ribA gene encoding GTP cyclohydrolase II, translated as MYSPEMIETLSPELKTAIDALRAGKMVLMVDDEGRENEGDLVAAGEFVTPDIINFMITHARGILCMPIEAKKAQQLNLYQMAQHNTSPHETAFTISIEAKEGITTGVSAEDRARTFEVVVEDEASPNDIICPGHMFPLVSDPNGVLARDGHTEGSIDLVKMAGLKPITAICEVLNEDGTMARMPQLQAFAKRHQIPIVTISAIIEWRKQYDNTRIDSSIDWVRAGEVAHLPNVYGGEDFTVQAFIDLKGIEHLAVMKGDFSKSSDKIPLVRLHSECLTGDVLGSMRCDCGPQLHKAMQMIGQSDYGVLLYLRGHEGRGIGLFNKISAYVLQDQGLDTIEANHRLGFSADMRDWSVAGAMLKKLGIEQLDLLTNNMNKVEMLEKQGFKVVNRVSIEIEPNRHNYTYLKTKRDRMGHALSSQRIDDTFKGI; from the coding sequence ATGTATAGTCCAGAAATGATTGAGACGCTGAGTCCTGAACTAAAAACAGCAATTGATGCATTACGTGCTGGCAAAATGGTTTTAATGGTGGACGATGAAGGGCGCGAAAACGAAGGTGACTTGGTCGCTGCAGGTGAATTCGTGACACCAGATATCATTAACTTTATGATTACCCATGCACGTGGTATTTTATGCATGCCAATAGAGGCCAAGAAGGCCCAGCAATTAAATTTGTACCAAATGGCACAACATAATACTTCACCACATGAAACGGCTTTCACCATTTCCATTGAAGCCAAAGAGGGAATTACCACGGGGGTTTCTGCAGAGGACCGTGCCAGAACCTTTGAAGTAGTGGTAGAAGACGAAGCAAGCCCTAACGATATTATTTGTCCTGGTCATATGTTTCCTTTGGTTTCAGATCCAAATGGGGTACTAGCGCGTGATGGTCATACCGAAGGATCAATTGATTTGGTGAAAATGGCTGGTTTAAAGCCTATTACGGCGATTTGTGAAGTCTTGAATGAAGATGGCACAATGGCCAGAATGCCTCAATTACAAGCTTTTGCAAAACGCCACCAAATTCCTATTGTTACGATTTCTGCAATCATAGAATGGCGCAAACAATATGATAATACCCGTATTGATTCATCAATTGATTGGGTAAGAGCTGGTGAAGTAGCCCACCTACCCAATGTTTATGGTGGTGAAGATTTTACGGTGCAGGCCTTTATTGATTTAAAGGGGATTGAGCATTTAGCCGTTATGAAAGGGGATTTTTCAAAGAGCTCGGATAAGATTCCTTTGGTACGTTTACATTCAGAATGTTTAACTGGGGATGTATTGGGATCTATGCGCTGTGATTGTGGTCCCCAGCTTCATAAAGCTATGCAGATGATTGGTCAATCTGATTATGGTGTTTTATTATATTTACGGGGTCACGAAGGACGGGGTATCGGTTTATTTAATAAAATCTCTGCTTATGTTTTGCAAGATCAGGGGTTGGATACAATTGAGGCCAATCATCGCTTAGGATTTTCAGCTGATATGCGAGATTGGTCAGTTGCAGGGGCAATGCTTAAAAAATTGGGAATTGAGCAATTGGATTTGTTGACCAACAATATGAACAAAGTTGAAATGCTGGAAAAGCAGGGTTTTAAAGTGGTTAATCGTGTTTCAATTGAAATTGAACCTAATCGTCATAATTACACATATCTAAAAACAAAGCGTGATCGTATGGGACATGCATTGTCTTCTCAACGTATCGACGATACTTTTAAAGGAATATAA
- the ribH gene encoding 6,7-dimethyl-8-ribityllumazine synthase — translation MIKQAPNALIDLVFSKIPRIAIVVSRFNEKVTGGLCRGAQEWLAEHSIPFDANKDLFYAPGAFELPLLAQKLAKSGKYDGVVCLGCVIKGDTAHFEFISLGATVGIMQASLSTETPISFGVLTTYTSEQAEVRSEENGENKGREAVAACIESIALLQKI, via the coding sequence ATGATTAAACAAGCTCCAAATGCGTTGATAGATTTGGTTTTTTCGAAAATTCCGCGTATTGCGATTGTAGTTAGCCGTTTTAATGAAAAAGTCACAGGTGGTTTATGCCGTGGCGCACAGGAGTGGTTAGCAGAACATTCTATTCCCTTTGACGCAAACAAAGATTTATTTTATGCCCCTGGGGCATTTGAATTACCATTATTGGCTCAAAAGTTAGCTAAAAGTGGTAAATATGACGGGGTTGTCTGTCTTGGTTGCGTCATTAAAGGGGATACCGCACATTTTGAATTTATTAGTCTTGGGGCAACGGTGGGGATTATGCAGGCTTCTTTGTCCACAGAAACTCCGATCAGCTTTGGTGTGCTGACAACTTATACCTCTGAACAAGCGGAGGTACGTTCTGAAGAAAATGGAGAAAATAAAGGTCGTGAAGCAGTTGCGGCTTGTATTGAAAGTATTGCTTTGTTACAGAAAATTTAA
- a CDS encoding aminoglycoside 6-adenylyltransferase: MSNAKRVFLVKQRDWTMKELLLEMTEWHALTKNNGSIDTWHMGKNIHSWTDSTTLKQIHKAFGHFDEQDAYQAYNVTTQLYSRLAKDVAKMNKWTYPTQVEELILMLDPVKQNV, translated from the coding sequence ATATCTAATGCGAAAAGAGTTTTTTTAGTCAAGCAACGTGACTGGACCATGAAAGAGTTACTACTAGAAATGACAGAGTGGCACGCATTGACAAAAAATAATGGATCCATCGATACTTGGCACATGGGTAAAAACATCCATTCATGGACAGACAGCACAACATTGAAACAGATTCACAAAGCATTTGGACATTTTGACGAACAAGACGCATACCAAGCATATAACGTAACAACACAGCTTTACAGTCGACTTGCTAAAGACGTAGCAAAAATGAATAAATGGACCTATCCAACTCAGGTTGAAGAACTTATTTTGATGCTCGACCCGGTAAAACAAAACGTCTGA